TTTACCACTGTCAAGTACTGAATCATTCTGCCGTCTACTCTTCCCTCGTGAAACTGACTCTTGTATTGAGGTAAACCAATGTCATCAAGCCAACCTTTGAGGACAAACAACATGACAACCAATTTTGCCAGATTGATTATACAGAATACATGTTGAGTCAATATGTTGATGACCTCTACCGTGTCCTGATACATACGTGTGACCCAGATGTGGTCCAGTTCAGAGGATTTCTCAGTCGTTTTGGTGCTGAAGGACTTGAGGGCCAACTGTAACTTCTTCCTGTGCAGTGGATTCTTAATCCCCATTTCCTGATACCAAGATTAAGATTACGATTAATCCAGGTTATGAACACAATCCCTTTCTACAAGATGAGTGCTGGAAATGACTGGTTTGGAAATGACTAGATTTGGAATCACTTTGCACACTATTTTACAATTGTGATTAAGATCCAAACAAAAGAGTTTGTCCTGCGTACATTGGTATGACATTTGGTGCGGGAACCTGTAAAATACAAACAATGAGTGAAGCTCCATGTGAAATATAGCTCCAAACTTGCTAAAACCAACAAAGACAAAAGTCCAGCAACATGAGGACATGAAAGGAGGAACGAAATGGCTTCTTGAAAACTAGACAGATAAGAATAATGCATCCAAACAACGACGTTCCCTGAACGATCTCCTTTGTGTCCAAACAATGATGTTTCCTGGAGGATCTCCTTTACATCCAAACAACTACGTTCCCTGAAGGATCCAATTTGCGTCCAAACAACGACGTTCCCTGAAGGATCTCCTTTGCGTCCAAACAACTATGTTCCATGAAGGATCCCCTTCGCGTCCAAACAGTGATGTTCCCTGAAGGATCTCATTTGCATCCAAACAACTACGTTCCCTGAAGGATCCCCTTCGCGTCCAAACAGTGATGTTCCCTGGAGGATCTCATTTGCATCCAAACAACGACGTTCCCTGAAGGATCTCATTTGCATCCAAACAACTACGTTCCCTGAAGGATCTCATTTGCATCCAAACAACTACGTTCCCCGAATGATCTCCTTTGCGTCCAAACAACGATGTTCCCCAAATTATCTCCTTTGCGTCCAAACAACGATGTTCCCCGAATGATCCCCTTTGCGTCCAAACAATGATGTTCCCTGAAGGATCTCCTTTGCTTACTTGACAAATAACTTTCCAACAATGTTCTGTAAACCAAAATATGTAAGCTGGGTAATTTTTTTGACTATACCTTCTCTAAGTCCTGTGGTGAGGCGGAGAGGAGGGTCTGCCCACTGTTGGCCCAATGTTGGGCCAGAATCACATACTGGTCCAGCCCACTCTCCTCTAGCCAGCAACAGACCTGCTCCGGAGTCCACTTGGAGAAGGGTGTCTTCAAATCCCtgcaagagaggagagacaattgGATCATCAAGACTGGAATATTTttactaactgtaagtcactctggaaaaGAGAGTCTGCCAAATGACTAAATGTAAATGCTTTGGCTTTTTTCTATATTCTCTGTCACATGCACATTTGTCACATGATACACTGTATACATGTATTTTGTGATACTGTCTGTCCCATACCACACAGACGTCAATGTCTCTCCAGTCCGGGCAAGACGAGGGCTGGCGGTGGCTCTCAGTCCCCCCCTCTTAAACTCTCCAGGCTCAAGGTCCTCTCTCTGCAGGGTGCCAGACTGGGTCCTCCGAATCCTAGGGTAGAGGAGATAgaatacataattagtcattcaCTAAGAATTACACAGTACCTTTGCAAGgccacctcctctacccaggATGACTTGTATCAGATATCTGCCATTttcttcattttatttatttatttcacctttatttaaccaggtagcctagttgagaacaagttctcatttgcaactgctacctggccaagataaagcatagcaattcaacacatacaacaacacagagttacacatggaataaacaaaacatactgtcaataatatagtagaacaaaagaaaacaaaaagtctatatacagtgagtgcaaattaggtaagagttaaggcaataaataggtcatggtggcgaagtaattacaatatagcaattaaacactggaatggtagatgtgcagaagatgaatgtgcaagtagactgaggtgcaaaggagcaagataaataaataaatactgtatggggatgaggtaattagatagatgggctatgtacaggtgcagtgatctgtgagctgctctgacaactggtgcttaaagctagtgagggagatatgagtctccagcttcagagatttttgcagttcgttccagtcattggcagcagagaactggaaggaaagacaaccaaaggaggaattggctttgggggtgaccagtgagatatacctgctggagcgcgtgctacgagtgggtgctgctatgataaccagtgagctgagataaggcggggctttacctagcagagacttgtagataacctgtagccagtgggtttggcgacgcgtataaagcgagggccaaccaacgagagcgtacaggtcgcaatggtgggtagtgtatggggctttggtgacaaaacggatggcactgtgatagactgcatccagtttgatgagtagagtgttggaggctattttatagatgacatcaccgaagtcgaggatcggtaggatggtcagttttacgagggtatgttaggcagcatgagtgaaggatgctttgctgcGAAATTGGAAGCCATTTCTAGTttgaattttggattggagatgcttgtgagtctggaaggagagtttacagtctaaccagacacctaggtatttaaccagacacctaggtatttgtagttgtccacgtattctaagtcagagccgtccagagtagtgatgctggacaggtgaGCAGGtgcggttgaaaagcatgcatttagtttcccctgcgtttaagagcagttggaggccacggaaggagagttttatggcattgaagctctactggaggttagttaacacagtgtccaaagaggggccagaagtatacagaatggtgtcgcctgcgtagaggtgtaccagagaatcaccagcagcaagagcaacatcattgatgtatacagagaagagagtcggcccgaggattgaaccctgaaggacccccatagagacagccagaggtccggacaacaggccctctgatttgacatactggactctatcagagaagtagttggtaaaccaggtgaggcaatcacttgagaaaccaaggctgttgagtctgccaataagaatgtggtgattgacagggtcgaaagccttgaccaggtcgatgaatacggctgcacagtaatgtctcttatcgatggccgttatgatgtcgtttaggaccttgagggtggctgaggtgcacccatgaccagctctgaaaccagattgcatagtggagaaggtacggtgggatttgaaatggtcggtaatctgtttgttaacttggctttcgaagaccttagaaagacggggtaggatatatataggtctgtagcagtttgggtctagagtgtctccccctttgaagagggggatgaccgcagcagctttctaatctttggaaatctcagacgatacgaaagagaggttgaacaggctagtaataggagttgcaccaatttcggcagatcattttagtaagagagggtccagattgtctagcccggctgatttgtaggggtccagattttggaaagcatggccagccgtagagaaatgcttattgaaattctcaattataatggatttatcggtggtgacagtgtttcctagcctcagagcagtgggcagctgggaggaggtgctcttattctccatggactttacagtgtcccagaactttttagagttagtactacaggatgcaaatttttgtttgaaaaagctagccttagctttcctaactgcctgtgtatatttgttcctaacttccctgaaaagttgcatatcagggggctattcgatgctaatgcagaacgccacaggatgtttttgtgctgatcaagggcagacaggtctggagtgaaccaaggactatatctattcctagttttaaaaaaattgaatggggcatgcttatttaagatggtgaggaaggcacttttaaagaatagccaggcatcatctactgatgggatgaggtcaatgtcattccaggttaccccggccaggtcaattagaaaggcctgttcgcagaagtgttttaaggagcgtttgacagtgatgagtggaggccgtttgaccgctgacccattgcGAATGcaggcaatgatcgctgagatcttgattgaaaacagcagaggtgtatttggagggtgagttatttaggatgacatctatgagggtgcccgtgtttacggatttggagttgtaTCATTAGTACCTGAATTAATAACTCTAAATAGATATTCAGCAGTGTGCCCTtcctgtgtacgtgtgtgtgtcttctgTACAGGTACTCACTTCCCCCAGAGTTTCTTGATGCCCAGGTGGTTCTTCTTGTTCTCTGGGGAGACAGGAGACTGCTTTCCTGAGTCCACTCCAGACGACAGGGGGGACAGGTCCGACTGCGTGGACTCATCCAGTCTCTCCGACTTTCCTATGAGAGCAGGAGATTATGTTAAATAAGTACTGTACTACTATTTCAAACTGTTTCAATCATTTCCCTACTGTTCTCTTCATGAAAGTAAGTCATGCAAAGGTTAAGGGACACATTGTTTATTTCATTCTTTAGGGCCTACATTTAAGGTCTATGCAGGACCCACACATTTCAAGTAGATCATGCCAAAGGTTAGCCCAGTGTGAAGTGAAACAGGAAAGCATTAACATTGTTTGTGCGCTCCAACATTTTCAGTATTTATAAAGCAATTTTTACATccgcagatgtcacaaagtgtttaTACAGAGTGCTTAATGCAATTTAAACGCTGTCTTAGCGGATGCCAATTCAAATCTGTGAAGACCAATTCCTCTTTTGCATATTCAATAAAACTATTTCACACAGGGAAATTAAATTACAGCCTGAGGTGAATGGGTTATCATGTTGCATCTATAGTTGTTTACAGTGGATGGTTATGCCAGTTCAGACAAGGTCTGTGCAAGCAACCCTCGCCGCACATGACATCGCCTAAGTAGCCCTGCTTTTGAGGGTAGTCAGCTTTGGGAGGGGTGCACTGCAACACCATTCATTTATGTGAGAAATAAAGGGTCAGGCATAATCCGAGacacctctctctgactcactgaGGGTCTTACACCCTCCAGCACAGGCTGGAGTTTAGTCACAACTTTAATCCGTAGTGAAAACAGAGGCTTGGTGCTTTGACATGCATGGGGCTTCTGCCAGAGTAGTAGCATGGTACCTAAAGCTGGAGCGCTGGCACTCCTGCAGCGGTCTTCAGCCATAACACAAACAGAAAGCCACGCAAAGCAAAAaaagaggacaggagaaacaGAACAGCAGCAAACCAAGTGAAAGATTagttcagagtgagagagaatgcaGAGAATAGCTGCCCCAATACAAACCAACCACAGTATGAGAGAATAGTGAAACAGTGCCATTGTTGTAACAAGCCATAGAAgtgtatttaagcaataaggcctgggggggtgtgctatatggccaatatactacggctaagggctgttcttatgcacaacgctacgcggagtgcctggacacagcccttagccgctGTATaatggccatatatcacaaacccccaaggtgccttattgctatataAACTGGTTACCTAAGTAACTAGAgcagtcaaaataaatgtttttttattgtcagccaatcagcattgagggcTTGAACCAACCCGTTTATAATTATTTATAGTATAGACCCTAGGAAGATTTTGTTATTTGTTGTTTGAAACATTCTAGTAGGATGTTTGATAAAAACCACAAGTAGCAGTGTTTTAAGATGTAACTTACTTAGGTTCAACTCACTGTCCTCGCTATCGTCAGGGGACAGCTGGACTGGTGTGGCATACTGCTCTTGATCCCCATTCATGTCAGGTCGAGATAGCTTCCCTGGTAGGGTCTGATATTTGTTCATTTCCATGTGCCGATTCTGTAAGTGGGGGGGAACCATGGATACAGGCAAGTCACGAGTCTAttcaaaattaaattaaatggcaTCTGTTGACATTTGATTTCAGTTGAACTGCTACTACTGTACATTACAGATCACAAGAATCAGATTGATATTTTTTCCTTTCATGACAATATCACTGTAAATTCAATTGGATTGCCATTGGAGTCACAAGTGTTCAAGAAACAACAGAGAAAAGGCTAGTTTCATAAGCCTTAGAGGCATTGAGAGTATGATCGCTACTACATTTGACAGTTTCAGGTCAACCCTTGGCTCTGTTCAGGTCAGCCAGGATAAAGTCAGCTTGTGAGAGGTTAAGGGTTAGCAGCTCTGGAGAGATCATTCAGTGGAAAATACCTCTGAAACCGCTTCAACTGGTTGACCCACTACATGCTACAGGAGGGGGACCGTGCATGAAGAGAAGACACACACTGTTAGTAGACTGATGTATTGACAGTATCAACTAAACAACAAAAGTGTGAGAATGCACTATGTGTTTATCACTTTTTGTTAGGTTAACAGCCATCAGAAGCGTATTGGTTATGTATTGCTGTTAGAACACGCATAACGTTTTCTAATGTGTTTGGTCAAATACAAATGAAGCACATGCTGCATGTCTAACATGGATATATTAGTCTTAAAGTTCAATCAAAACACAGCAAAATCATGAAACCTTTGGTAACGATCTGCTTTGTAACTCCTCCAGGCTGCTTGAAAGCATCTGTGGTTGGGACCTAttgagaaaaacaacaacattgaaacCCAACTTGCACTACAAGAGTAAAGTATTTTAACTTGAGTTacgagttcagtacagtagaattGAGAGTTGGAAACTCTTAGTTGGTGCTCTTCGTGGTCTGTGGCACTACCTCCCAGAAGGGATTGTGGGTAATGTGATGTGACAGGCTGGGCTCTACAGGAGAAGGGGTCTGAGAGGGCTGTTTGTGCCAGGCGGGGACATCACAGTGACAGGGTCACTCACAGCCACTTTAGCGGGCCCCTAATTAAAAGACAACCAAAACAAAGAGCAGCCTGGCTGTCACACCCATGCAGCCTCAGTTCTACTTGCCATTGTCCGTTGTGGAAGCAGCCAGCATCGCTCGGGGAGACCATCACCATGGACGTCTCCAGGGAGGTCTGGATACTGTGGCAGAGGGACAggtacagtagaacacagtaaaCTTGAGGGAGCACGGCTGGagcaaaaggtgtgtgtgtgtgtgtgtgtgtgtgtgtgtgtgtgtgtgtgtgtgtgtgagagagagagagagagagagagagagagagagagagaaagtgcttGCAAGTGTGTGGGTGTCCAGGGTTACATATGCCCTTCATGCACGTTTGGTCACCCTCTCCTAAGTACATGTCATtttaacaacagcaacaacaatacaAGGCTGTTAGTGAATTCTTCCTCCATGTGTGTTGAAtcagtgttttttgtttgtttgcttacCTAGAGTTCAGCTCTTTCTGGAAGGATGAGGAAGACcttaacagaggagaggagcaccTGGAAGACATCTGAGTAGGGAGAGATCACACAGAGGACACACTTTAGACCAAAAGGTACTGGGTATGCACACTGAACAGTCTGCTAATACACTGCCATGGTATGTGAGCGCAGAGGCATGGGGGTGTACTACTATTCAGTGCTTTAGGTCTATTCTATGAAAATATGTAAGAGTAGGCAGGCACAAGCACTGAGTACTTGAGAAATGCAGGTTGTAGTAGTACTGTGTTTAGTGGTTCCCAGAGGAGGAGCACGTAGTGGTCTCTTACCTCTGAACGGATGATGTCTGAATGAGCTTTATGTGTGAGAGCTCTCATCTTCAGACTCCCACTCAGTTCCTCCTCACTGCTCCCAACAAGGAGCTTCTCACTggtcactaaacacacacacacacaggggtaaTGCAGTGCTATGACCCCTAAGCATTATCATTCAGTGCATACCATCTTCAACATTCTTTGAATTATTTACAAAGCTTGTTTGAAAAATACTTGAATGTTTATTACCTctgagagtgagtgtgtatatgcagtgagtgtgtatatgcagTGAGTGTGTATTACCTTGTGCGAGGGCCATCACCTCCTTCATCTTCCTGTACTGTCTCAGGAGAATAGTGAGCTCCTCTATGTGACGGTCCTGACACAAATAGAGAGGACTTCAATAACATACCTTCACTTTGTACAACGTCAACAAATTACGATGTTAATTCAATGGTGGGTCtcatcctgaatgctgattggttaaaaccgcattccagccggtgtctattccacaagttaccaccggctaaattgATGACGTTAAAattcctatttactctgttccatctgactgcgcaatccagtgattgtgttagctgtgttgttggctagttcctctgaacaacagtgtcctaacgagagagcacatttttaTGCCACGCAAAATcacgcctcattagctcattgttatggatgtatccaaataaatgtcactagaaaacagcttaaacaaatgcaaatgcaaatgcagctactgttgttattcttttttatgtttgacgtgactgtaagttagctgtagttggttagctagcaagggataagaacattgccaggCAGTGTGGCactggaacatttagaacgaacaactgggtcgagtccatagatATAGAATTTAaagaacgactgggtcgtgtctctggcaactgaaccaatagaacgaacgaccagccggcttgggtagcaaccctagatttgtgttggaactatatcttgtggaaggatgaaatagtatgaatcaATTATTCAATATAAcagttttaatgaaaatatgtcaatcattatttgaatatgttggtaacctgtttaaaagtgataatgccctcgaagccggtgtttggaggctatattggcacggtttgctcACCCTCAACGaacatatcctccaaacaccggcttatCGGGCATTATCAGCTAAATATCACAATATACACACTATTCAACAGAGTTTTTAAAACATACTTTCTCATCATTTGCCGCTAACAACGACTCCATCCCCATTTTCAACCTTTGGAATTCTTGgtctgaaaaaaaatatatatttttgtgaatCACGAGAGTAATAATCTAAAAAAAAAGAGCTGGTGTAAGGGCTTTAAGGAAAACAAATGCCAGGGCAG
This DNA window, taken from Oncorhynchus kisutch isolate 150728-3 linkage group LG22, Okis_V2, whole genome shotgun sequence, encodes the following:
- the ppfibp2b gene encoding liprin-beta-2b isoform X7: MLQQELLSRNSLETQKLDLMDEVSYLKLKLVGMDEKQNHNDSSKDQQNKAECVVNLISELQEQMCRFQEEIHTRIMEKRAMEAQGESGAREAHDQSPDVGLGGTDMEEFCCCCGGQNGLLQELRLLKSKVDVLEGEKLQYERKLKATKVEIADLQQILASKDSEIEGLQSQLVSRGPMTNENPERVEVFRRLLTDQYQEFQRLKMGMESLLAANDEKDRHIEELTILLRQYRKMKEVMALAQVTSEKLLVGSSEEELSGSLKMRALTHKAHSDIIRSEMSSRCSSPLLRSSSSFQKELNSSIQTSLETSMVMVSPSDAGCFHNGQWSQPQMLSSSLEELQSRSLPKHVVGQPVEAVSENRHMEMNKYQTLPGKLSRPDMNGDQEQYATPVQLSPDDSEDSELNLRKSERLDESTQSDLSPLSSGVDSGKQSPVSPENKKNHLGIKKLWGKIRRTQSGTLQREDLEPGEFKRGGLRATASPRLARTGETLTSVWDLKTPFSKWTPEQVCCWLEESGLDQYVILAQHWANSGQTLLSASPQDLEKEMGIKNPLHRKKLQLALKSFSTKTTEKSSELDHIWVTRWLDDIGLPQYKSQFHEGRVDGRMIQYLTVNDLLFLKVTSQLHHLSVKCAIHVLHVNKFNPNCLKRRPGDENKTSPSEVVQWSNHRVMEWLRSVDLAEYAPNLRGSGVHGGLIILEPRFNSDTLAMLLNIPPQKTLLRRHLATNFNMLVGSQAQQEKREFMESLGYAPLSTTAKVRPKKLGFSNFGHLRKKRCDESTDYICPLEAAQVQAVLNGAHRPYSGFRGLSPILDRDPDRRQQVGPNS
- the ppfibp2b gene encoding liprin-beta-2b isoform X8, which codes for MLQQELLSRNSLETQKLDLMDEVSYLKLKLVGMDEKQNHNDSSKDQQNKAECVVNLISELQEQMCRFQEEIHTRIMEKRAMEAQGESGAREAHDQSPDVGLGGTDMEEFCCCCGGQNGLLQELRLLKSKVDVLEGEKLQYERKLKATKVEIADLQQILASKDSEIEGLQSQLVSRGPMTNENPERDQEFQRLKMGMESLLAANDEKDRHIEELTILLRQYRKMKEVMALAQVTSEKLLVGSSEEELSGSLKMRALTHKAHSDIIRSEMSSRCSSPLLRSSSSFQKELNSSIQTSLETSMVMVSPSDAGCFHNGQWSQPQMLSSSLEELQSRSLPKHVVGQPVEAVSENRHMEMNKYQTLPGKLSRPDMNGDQEQYATPVQLSPDDSEDSELNLRKSERLDESTQSDLSPLSSGVDSGKQSPVSPENKKNHLGIKKLWGKIRRTQSGTLQREDLEPGEFKRGGLRATASPRLARTGETLTSVWDLKTPFSKWTPEQVCCWLEESGLDQYVILAQHWANSGQTLLSASPQDLEKEMGIKNPLHRKKLQLALKSFSTKTTEKSSELDHIWVTRWLDDIGLPQYKSQFHEGRVDGRMIQYLTVNDLLFLKVTSQLHHLSVKCAIHVLHVNKFNPNCLKRRPGDENKTSPSEVVQWSNHRVMEWLRSVDLAEYAPNLRGSGVHGGLIILEPRFNSDTLAMLLNIPPQKTLLRRHLATNFNMLVGSQAQQEKREFMESLGYAPLSTTAKVRPKKLGFSNFGHLRKKRCDESTDYICPLEAAQVQAVLNGAHRPYSGFRGLSPILDRDPDRRQQVGPNS
- the ppfibp2b gene encoding liprin-beta-2b isoform X9, whose protein sequence is MLQQELLSRNSLETQKLDLMDEVSYLKLKLVGMDEKQNHNDSSKDQQNKAECVVNLISELQEQMCRFQEEIHTRIMEKRAMEAQGESGAREAHDQSPDVGLGGTDMEEFCCCCGGQNGLLQELRLLKSKVDVLEGEKLQYERKLKATKVEIADLQQILASKDSEIEGLQSQLVSRGPMTNENPERDQEFQRLKMGMESLLAANDEKDRHIEELTILLRQYRKMKEVMALAQVTSEKLLVGSSEEELSGSLKMRALTHKAHSDIIRSEMSSRCSSPLLRSSSSFQKELNSSIQTSLETSMVMVSPSDAGCFHNGQWSQPQMLSSSLEELQSRSLPKNRHMEMNKYQTLPGKLSRPDMNGDQEQYATPVQLSPDDSEDSELNLRKSERLDESTQSDLSPLSSGVDSGKQSPVSPENKKNHLGIKKLWGKIRRTQSGTLQREDLEPGEFKRGGLRATASPRLARTGETLTSVWDLKTPFSKWTPEQVCCWLEESGLDQYVILAQHWANSGQTLLSASPQDLEKEMGIKNPLHRKKLQLALKSFSTKTTEKSSELDHIWVTRWLDDIGLPQYKSQFHEGRVDGRMIQYLTVNDLLFLKVTSQLHHLSVKCAIHVLHVNKFNPNCLKRRPGDENKTSPSEVVQWSNHRVMEWLRSVDLAEYAPNLRGSGVHGGLIILEPRFNSDTLAMLLNIPPQKTLLRRHLATNFNMLVGSQAQQEKREFMESLGYAPLSTTAKVRPKKLGFSNFGHLRKKRCDESTDYICPLEAAQVQAVLNGAHRPYSGFRGLSPILDRDPDRRQQVGPNS